A part of Desulfomicrobium baculatum DSM 4028 genomic DNA contains:
- a CDS encoding THUMP domain-containing class I SAM-dependent RNA methyltransferase codes for MYIYQQEHTYTAQVADGIEDLARTELQELGATDCACGFRYVHFKATARVLYRIVYRARLISRVLAPLARFACPTDQALYDAAAELRWSDFLSPDQTFAIFANVSKSAIGHSQYAGLKLKDAVADWFRDHTGIRPSVDPRDPDLWLHLHIHENVGTISLDVSGGSMHRRGYRVQSVEAPMNETVAAAIIRMSEWDGKSPLIDPLCGSGTILCEAFMHATNLPAGLLRRKFGFNRLPDFNPRLWDLELAAETTVELEADLRGSDIDAVAVEATRVNMSRLPGGDEVIVGRRDFFERSDMTSTTIICNPPYGIRLGKSEDMSLWFKKFGDHLKQRCAGSTAYIYFGDRAWLKCIGLKPQWKKPLKNGGLDGRLAKFVLY; via the coding sequence ATGTATATCTATCAGCAAGAACACACCTACACCGCCCAAGTGGCGGACGGCATCGAGGACCTGGCCCGGACCGAACTGCAGGAACTCGGGGCCACCGACTGCGCGTGCGGCTTTCGCTATGTGCATTTCAAGGCCACTGCCCGGGTTTTGTACCGCATCGTCTACCGCGCGCGGCTGATCTCACGCGTCCTGGCCCCGCTGGCCCGCTTCGCCTGCCCGACGGACCAGGCCTTGTACGACGCAGCCGCGGAGCTGCGCTGGTCGGATTTCCTGAGTCCGGACCAGACCTTCGCTATCTTCGCCAATGTCTCCAAGAGCGCCATCGGTCATTCGCAATACGCGGGCCTGAAGCTCAAAGACGCCGTGGCGGACTGGTTCCGGGATCACACCGGCATCCGGCCCAGCGTCGATCCCCGCGACCCCGACCTGTGGCTGCACCTGCACATCCATGAAAACGTAGGCACGATCAGCCTTGATGTCTCCGGCGGGTCCATGCACCGGCGCGGCTACCGCGTGCAGAGCGTGGAAGCGCCCATGAACGAAACCGTGGCGGCGGCGATAATCCGCATGAGCGAATGGGACGGCAAATCGCCGCTCATTGATCCGCTTTGCGGCTCGGGCACCATCCTGTGCGAAGCATTCATGCATGCCACCAACCTCCCGGCCGGGCTGCTGCGCCGCAAATTCGGCTTCAACCGGTTGCCGGATTTCAACCCCCGGCTATGGGATCTGGAACTCGCCGCCGAGACCACGGTGGAACTTGAGGCCGATCTGCGCGGGAGCGACATCGACGCCGTCGCAGTGGAAGCGACGCGGGTCAATATGTCCAGGCTGCCTGGCGGGGACGAAGTGATCGTCGGCCGCAGGGATTTTTTCGAGCGCAGCGACATGACAAGCACGACCATCATCTGCAATCCGCCTTACGGTATCCGCCTGGGCAAAAGCGAAGACATGTCGCTCTGGTTCAAGAAATTCGGAGACCACCTGAAACAGCGTTGCGCCGGTTCCACGGCCTACATCTATTTTGGAGACAGGGCGTGGCTCAAATGCATCGGCCTGAAGCCGCAGTGGAAAAAACCCCTCAAAAACGGGGGCCTTGACGGCCGTCTGGCCAAGTTTGTCCTGTACTGA
- a CDS encoding superoxide dismutase: MIFVLPDLPYSKDALSPCISAKTLDFHHGKHHQLYIDNTNKLIAGTDLEGQTLREIVMATANDPAKAGIFNNAAQVWNHSFYWRCMKAGGGGAPTGAVAEGINKAFGNYENFAKAFKEAGMTQFGSGWAWLVEKNGKLEIMKTGNADTPMAHGAKALLTADVWEHAYYLDYQNRRADYLQDFLGKLINWEFVNQQLAK; encoded by the coding sequence ATGATCTTCGTGCTCCCGGATCTTCCCTACTCCAAGGACGCTTTGAGTCCGTGCATCAGCGCCAAGACCTTGGACTTTCATCATGGCAAACACCATCAGCTCTACATCGACAATACCAACAAGCTGATCGCGGGCACGGATCTCGAAGGACAGACGCTGCGGGAAATTGTCATGGCCACGGCGAACGACCCGGCCAAGGCGGGCATTTTCAATAACGCGGCCCAAGTCTGGAACCACTCTTTCTACTGGCGTTGCATGAAGGCCGGCGGTGGCGGAGCACCCACCGGAGCCGTAGCCGAAGGCATCAACAAGGCATTTGGCAACTACGAAAATTTCGCCAAGGCCTTCAAGGAAGCCGGCATGACCCAGTTTGGCAGCGGGTGGGCATGGCTGGTGGAAAAAAACGGAAAGCTCGAGATCATGAAGACCGGCAACGCCGACACGCCCATGGCGCACGGGGCCAAGGCCCTGCTCACCGCAGATGTCTGGGAGCATGCCTACTACCTCGATTACCAGAATCGGAGGGCCGATTACCTGCAGGATTTCTTAGGCAAGCTGATCAACTGGGAGTTCGTCAACCAGCAACTCGCCAAGTAG
- the rpmB gene encoding 50S ribosomal protein L28 translates to MSKVCDICGKGPQVGNNVSHANNKTKRRFMPNLQSVRAQLKSGEVKRMKVCTQCIRSGAVTKPAVN, encoded by the coding sequence ATGTCAAAAGTTTGCGATATTTGCGGGAAGGGCCCCCAGGTCGGCAACAATGTCAGCCATGCCAACAATAAGACCAAGCGGCGCTTCATGCCCAATCTTCAGTCCGTTCGCGCTCAGCTGAAGTCCGGCGAAGTGAAGCGGATGAAGGTCTGCACCCAGTGCATCCGCTCTGGCGCTGTGACCAAGCCCGCAGTCAACTAG